A region from the Benincasa hispida cultivar B227 chromosome 8, ASM972705v1, whole genome shotgun sequence genome encodes:
- the LOC120082885 gene encoding mediator of DNA damage checkpoint protein 1 — translation MSQFNHMQAYGGNASPTMEQLLREGDASRWSPTHASPVLVKDHDPEENTNHHQKKSVFTKVKEKAKKLRYSLSNKKRHGEDENTTPSWGYNLDEDEDEEDDIDAEYLGAPMYESELAPEDCKENARQHPRADPVIAENHVLANTIKLASGQDEKPFNSTETSSHMIVGSSRGNSKTSTEITTANSTMKKIQENEIAKPSSPSKTLTEAVTEKLAPVYSTVTDATHAIASKIQSLTVSAPSNSSTRSSPSTPRKASSPTIQKTSSDPTATQAPKLGKGTEQIWDKGVSVKEYLMHKFEPGEDERALSQVLSDALSPRTKPGVGVVEKMREAVNSMLRAGEVQQPKATHLSAKSSSQVEVAPQPVAAHLVPKSSSRAEKAPEPVAAKSLVRAEVTPQPMATHLAAKPSSSVEKAPQPVAAKSSSHAEVAPQAILAVHLAAKPSSQAKAAPQAVLATHFTAKPSLPTEATPQPMVAHLAPKSSTSAPIFTTTHRVAEEENLERILQAN, via the exons ATGTCTCAGTTCAATCACATGCAAGCATATGGTGGCAATGCCAGCCCAACCATGGAACAACTTCTTCGAG AAGGGGATGCTTCGAGATGGTCTCCAACACACGCATCCCCAGTGCTCGTAAAGGACCACGACCCCGAAGAGAATACCAATCACCATCAAAAGAAATCGGTTTTCACCAAGGTGAAGGAAAAAGCAAAGAAACTGAGATACTCTCTCAGCAACAAGAAGAGGCACGGTGAAGACGAGAACACTACGCCGTCGTGGGGTTATAATTTGGATGAGGATGAAGATGAGGAGGATGATATCGATGCTGAATATCTTGGAGCCCCAA TGTATGAATCAGAGCTCGCGCCGGAGGACTGCAAAGAGAATGCTAGGCAGCATCCTCGAGCAGATCCTGTGATTGCTGAGAATCATGTCTTGGCAAATACCATAAAGCTTGCATCTGGACAAGACGAAAAACCTTTCAACTCTACAGAGACGTCATCTCATATGATCGTCGGGTCGTCTCGTGGCAATAGCAAGACATCAACTGAAATTACAACTGCAAATAGCACCATgaagaaaatacaagaaaatgAGATTGCTAAGCCTTCTAGTCCAAGCAAGACACTAACTGAAGCTGTGACTGAGAAGTTGGCACCAGTTTATTCCACTGTTACTGATGCTACTCATGCTATTGCTTCAAAGATTCAGAGCCTCACCGTCTCAGCTCCGTCCAACTCATCAACTCGTTCTTCACCATCAACTCCAAGAAAAGCTTCTTCCCCAACAATTCAGAAGACAAGTTCTGACCCAACAGCTACACAAGCACCAAAGCTTGGTAAAGGAACTGAGCAGATATGGGATAAAGGAGTTTCAGTAAAGGAGTACTTGATGCACAAGTTTGAGCCAGGTGAAGATGAGAGAGCACTTTCTCAGGTGTTGTCCGATGCACTGAGTCCAAGAACAAAGCCTGGTGTAGGTGTGGTAGAGAAGATGAGAGAAGCAGTCAATTCTATGTTGCGGGCTGGGGAGGTACAACAGCCAAAGGCTACACATTTGAGTGCAAAATCTTCGTCACAGGTTGAAGTGGCACCACAACCAGTGGCTGCACACTTGGTTCCGAAATCTTCATCAAGGGCTGAGAAGGCACCAGAGCCAGTGGCTGCAAAATCATTGGTGCGAGCTGAAGTGACACCACAACCAATGGCTACTCATTTGGCTGCAAAACCTTCATCCTCGGTGGAGAAGGCACCACAGCCAGTGGCTGCAAAATCTTCGTCACATGCCGAGGTGGCACCACAAGCAATTCTGGCAGTACATTTGGCTGCAAAACCTTCATCACAGGCCAAGGCAGCACCACAGGCAGTTCTGGCTACACATTTTACTGCAAAACCTTCATTACCAACGGAGGCGACACCACAACCAATGGTTGCACATTTAGCTCCAAAATCTTCAACGAGCGCGCCAATCTTTACCACCACTCATAGAG TGGCTGAGGAAGAAAACCTTGAAAGAATACTCCAAGCAAATTAA
- the LOC120083234 gene encoding protein TOC75-3, chloroplastic: MPALAAHTHLPTSTNFPNSPASRRTRRIPPQIAASTNPHLPTFKCHLSSSSQTPQPIQSTPSKPHLKSIAKALALSSSVTLVLKFCSFLGNGDGNFGGGGGFGGGGGGGGGDSGGFWRKFFSPAALADEPQNQEWDSHGLPANIVVQLNKLSGFKKYKVSDILFFDRRRGITVGTEDSFFEMVSLRPGGIYTKAQLQKELETLATCGMFEKVDLEGKTNADGTLGVTISFTESTWQSADKFRCINVGLMQQSKPVEMDADMTDKEKLEYFRNQEKDYKRRIERARPCLLPMPVYREVLQMLREQGKVSARLLQKIRDRVQKWYHDEGYACAQVVNFGNLNTKEVVCEVVEGDITQLVIQFQDKLGNVVEGNTQLPVVRRELPKQLRPGYVFNIEAGKQALRNINSLALFSNIEVNPRPDEKNEGGIIVEIKLKELDQKTAEVSSEWSIVPGRGGRPTLASLQPGGTVTFEHRNIKGLNRSILGTITTSNFFNPQDDLSFKLEYVHPYLDGVYNLRNRTLRVSCFNSRKLSPVFTGGPGADEVPPIWVDRAGVKANITENFTRQSKFTYGLVMEEIITRDESSNICPNGQRALLGGGISADGPPTTLSGTGTDRMAFLQANITRDNTKFVNGAIVGERNVFQVDQGLGVGSNFPFFNRHQLTLTRFFQLKQVEEGAGKPPPPVLVLHGHYGGCVGDLPSYDAFTLGGPYSVRGYNMGELGAARNILELAAELRIPVKGTHVYAFAEHGNDLGSSKDVKGNPTEVYRRMGHGSSYGAGVKLGLVRVEYAVDNNSGTGALFFRFGERF, from the exons ATGCCAGCCCTCGCGGCGCATACCCATCTCCCCACTTCCACAAATTTCCCCAACTCACCGGCTTCCCGCCGCACTCGCCGGATTCCGCCCCAAATCGCCGCTTCTACCAACCCCCATCTTCCCACCTTCAAATGCCatctatcttcttcttcccaaaCCCCACAACCCATTCAATCCACCCCCTCAAAACCCCACCTCAAATCCATCGCTAAAGCCCTTGCTCTGTCCTCCTCTGTCACCCTTGTTCTCAAATTCTGTTCGTTTCTTGGGAATGGGGATGGAAACTTTGGTGGGGGTGGTGGATTTGGCGGTGGAGGTGGTGGTGGCGGTGGAGACAGTGGTGGGTTTTGGAGGAAATTCTTTTCCCCTGCTGCATTGGCTGACGAGCCTCAGAATCAGGAATGGGATTCTCATGGTTTGCCTGCTAACATTGTTGTGCAGCTCAATAAGCTTAGTGGGTTTAAGAAATATAAGGTTTCTGATATTCTTTTCTTTGACCGCCGGAGGGGAATCACCGTTGGTACCGAGGACTCGTTTTTTGAGATGGTTTCTTTGAGACCTGGCGGGATTTACACTAAGGCTCAGCTTCAGAAAGAGCTGGAAACTCTTGCGACTTGTGGGATGTTTGAGAAGGTTGATTTGGAAGGGAAAACTAACGCTGATGGTACTCTTGGTGTCACAATTTCGTTCACTGAAAGTACTTGGCAGTCCGCCGATAAGTTCAGATGTATCAATGTTGGTTTGATGCAACAGTCGAAGCCAGTGGAAATGGACGCCGATATGACGGACAAGGAGAAGCTTGAGTATTTTAGGAACCAAGAGAAGGATTACAAGAGGAGAATTGAGAGGGCAAGACCATGTTTGTTGCCAATGCCAGTGTACAGGGAGGTGCTTCAGATGTTGAGAGAACAGGGGAAGGTCAGTGCGAGGCTTTTGCAGAAGATTCGGGATAGGGTTCAGAAATGGTACCATGATGAAGGGTATGCTTGCGCTCAGGTGGTGAattttgggaatttgaataCCAAGGAGGTTGTTTGCGAGGTGGTGGAAGGGGACATTACTCAGTTGGTGATTCAGTTCCAGGATAAGCTTGGTAATGTTGTTGAGGGAAATACTCAACTCCCTGTGGTGAGGAGGGAACTGCCCAAACAG CTTCGCCCAGGCTATGTTTTTAACATAGAAGCAGGAAAGCAAGCTCTGAGGAACATCAACTCACTTGccttgttttcaaatattgaagTGAATCCACGACCTGACGAGAAGAATGAAGGCGGGAttattgttgaaattaaacttaAAGAACTTGACCAAAAAACTGCTGAAGTCAGTTCAGAATGGAGCATTGTTCCTGGGCGTGGTGGACGTCCCACTTTG GCTTCACTGCAGCCCGGTGGAACGGTTACTTTTGAACATCGAAATATCAAAGGATTAAATCGATCTATTCTTGGTACTATAACAacaagtaatttttttaatcctcAG GATGATCTTTCATTTAAGCTTGAGTATGTGCATCCATATCTGGATGGTGTCTATAACCTACGCAATCGAACTCTTCGAGTTAGTTGCTTCAACAGCCGAAAACTGAGTCCTGTATTCACTGGCGGACCAGGGGCAGATGAAGTTCCACCTATATGGGTTGATCGAGCTGGTGTTAAAGCTAATATTACTGAG AATTTCACCCGCCAAAGCAAATTTACGTATGGGCTTGTAATGGAAGAGATAATCACACGAGATGAAAGTAGTAATATCTGTCCAAATGGCCAGAGGGCATTGCTTGGTGGAGGTATTAGTGCTGATGGACCACCCACAACTCTGAGTGGGACTGGTACCGACCGGATGGCATTTTTACAGGCAAATATAACGCGGGATAATACAAAATTCGTTAATGGTGCTATAGTTGGCGAGAGGAATGTATTTCAG GTAGACCAAGGCCTTGGGGTGGGGAGCAATTTTCCGTTCTTCAACCGCCACCAGCTTACATTGACGCGGTTTTTCCAGCTGAAGCAGGTGGAAGAAGGTGCCGGCAAACCCCCTCCTCCCGTGCTTGTCCTCCATGGCCATTATGGTGGCTGTGTAGGAGACCTTCCAAGTTATGATGCTTTTACCCTTGGAGGGCCCTATTCTGTGAGGGGTTATAATATGGGTGAGTTGGGCGCAGCACGAAACATCCTCGAG CTTGCAGCTGAGCTACGGATCCCTGTTAAAGGCACACATGTATATGCATTTGCTGAACATGGAAACGATCTTGGAAGCTCGAAGGATGTGAAGGGAAACCCAACTGAGGTATATAGGCGAATGGGTCATGGTTCGTCATATGGTGCTGGTGTCAAGTTAGGCCTTGTTCGGGTCGAGTATGCTGTCGACAATAACTCAGGCACGGGTGCTTTGTTTTTCCGATTTGGAGAAAGGTTTTGA